Proteins co-encoded in one Bubalus bubalis isolate 160015118507 breed Murrah chromosome 7, NDDB_SH_1, whole genome shotgun sequence genomic window:
- the APELA gene encoding apelin receptor early endogenous ligand: MRFHQFFLLFVIFMMSLLLIHGQRQANLAMRRKLHRPNCLQRRCMPLHSRVPFP; encoded by the exons ATGAGATTTCACCAGTTCTTTCttctatttgttatttttatgatgAGTCTTCTACTTATCCACGGACAAAGGCAAG ctaATTTGGCAATGAGAAGAAAATTGCACAGACCCAACTGCCTTCAGAGGAGATGTATGCCTCTCCATTCACGAGTGCCCTTCCCCTGA